In Bradyrhizobium sp. 1(2017), one DNA window encodes the following:
- a CDS encoding alpha/beta fold hydrolase, with the protein MNQIIDQHRRNFFGVAAGTVAIGLGVIDIARAETSAPRSSASTASFGAIKQIEAGVLNVGYAEVGPANGPVAILLHGWPYDIHAFVDVAPILAKAGYRVIIPYLRGYGTTQFLASETPRNGEPAAMAADIIALMDKLDIKKAVVAGFDWGARTADIIAALWPDRCRALVSVSGYLISSQAAGNAPLPPSAELQWWYQFYFATERGRAGYEKYTHDFAKLIWKLASPQWKFDDATFNRSAAALDNKDHVAITIHNYRWRLGLAQGEAKYEHLEKKLAAAPVIDVPTITMEGDANGAPHPDPSAYAKKFSGRYEFRLITGGIGHNLPQEAPQAFAKAVIDADGA; encoded by the coding sequence ATGAACCAGATCATCGACCAGCATCGCCGCAATTTCTTTGGCGTCGCTGCAGGAACCGTCGCCATCGGTCTCGGCGTGATCGACATCGCCCGCGCCGAGACATCAGCGCCGCGCTCCTCCGCATCGACTGCGTCCTTCGGCGCGATCAAGCAAATCGAGGCCGGCGTCCTCAATGTCGGATATGCCGAGGTGGGTCCGGCCAACGGTCCGGTGGCGATCCTGCTGCATGGCTGGCCCTACGACATCCACGCCTTCGTCGATGTCGCGCCGATCCTGGCAAAGGCCGGCTATCGCGTGATCATCCCTTACCTGCGCGGTTATGGCACGACGCAGTTCCTTGCGAGCGAGACGCCGCGCAACGGCGAGCCTGCTGCGATGGCCGCCGACATCATCGCGCTGATGGACAAGCTCGACATCAAGAAGGCCGTCGTCGCCGGCTTCGACTGGGGTGCGCGCACTGCCGACATCATCGCCGCGCTATGGCCGGACCGCTGCCGGGCCCTGGTCTCGGTCAGCGGTTATCTGATCTCCAGCCAGGCCGCGGGCAACGCGCCGCTGCCGCCGTCGGCCGAACTGCAATGGTGGTATCAGTTCTATTTCGCGACCGAGCGCGGCCGCGCCGGATACGAGAAGTACACGCATGATTTCGCCAAGCTGATCTGGAAGCTGGCCTCGCCGCAATGGAAGTTCGACGACGCCACCTTCAATCGAAGCGCGGCGGCGCTCGACAACAAGGATCATGTCGCGATCACGATCCACAATTACCGCTGGCGGCTCGGCCTCGCCCAGGGCGAGGCGAAATACGAGCATCTCGAAAAGAAGCTCGCGGCGGCTCCCGTCATCGACGTGCCGACGATCACGATGGAGGGCGATGCCAACGGCGCGCCGCATCCCGACCCGAGCGCCTATGCCAAGAAGTTCTCGGGCCGATACGAATTTCGCCTGATCACCGGCGGCATCGGCCACAATTTGCCGCAGGAAGCACCGCAAGCCTTTGCCAAGGCCGTCATCGACGCCGACGGCGCCTGA